The Salvelinus alpinus chromosome 28, SLU_Salpinus.1, whole genome shotgun sequence genome includes a window with the following:
- the gpr153 gene encoding probable G-protein coupled receptor 153 isoform X1 → MASSPRSAMDEDEVSEVISTNALAWLVCSAVSILANAWGILSVSAKQKKWKPLEFLICTLAGTHILNMAIPITMYCVITLRRQHSSYQWNEGLCKVFVSTFYTLTLVTCFSVTSLSYHRMWMVRWPVNYRLSNTKKQAVHTVMGIWMVSFILSTLPAVGWHDTIDRFYARDCRFIVTEIGLGFGVCFLLLIGGSVAMGIICIGIALFQTFAIHAGHKADKNKFNVPTIVVEDAQGKRRSSIDGSESLKTSLQITYLISGIVFIYDFLTGFPILVVSFASLKYDRSYSWMVLCVLWCSIAQSILLPMFLWACDRYRADVRMVWEKCVAIMSNDDVDEENSQDGGIHADLIYDRPYDYSSAADIMTVDRIAKYEYSTLEMGVPQGYPLQLQEDKMQYLQVPPTRRFSHDETDMWTSGQIPSYLHHWGSTEDVMGMVHYNSSLPRHERRRSSPVSYHEESHPHRKRRRSEDSGHMLKQLPRVSVGERYEEADLRCFSRDEVINFIDETPLPSPMKSPRRTSTISLIPDVYEQHIILYPHFPLTDFEREPHALRRLSQHGRSCSRGGSPDGSHRADRACSGEISGACRSGSLREHRREGKRQGELVPMGQSLRTGEHSSHRPSRTGAHRAGPDWGGHKHLTTGDSKGSTNSFISSPSASASGYITFHSDSIGSAT, encoded by the exons ATGGCGTCGTCCCCACGTTCCGCCATGGATGAGGATGAGGTGAGCGAAGTGATCAGCACCAACGCGCTGGCCTGGCTGGTGTGCTCAGCCGTGTCCATCCTGGCCAACGCCTGGGGCATCCTGAGCGTCAGTGCCAAGCAGAAGAAGTGGAAGCCGCTGGAGTTCCTCATCTGCACGCTGGCCGGCACGCACATCCTTAACATGGCCATCCCCATCACCATGTACTGCGTCATCACCCTGCGCCGACAGCACTCCAGCTACCAGTGGAATGAGGGCCTGTGCAAGGTGTTTGTGTCCACCTTCTACACCCTGACGCTGGTCACCTGCTTCTCAGTCACCTCACTCTCCTACCACCGCATGTGGATGGTGCGCTGGCCCGTCAACTACAG GTTGAGTAATACCAAGAAGCAGGCGGTGCACACGGTGATGGGCATCTGGATGGTGTCCTTCATCCTGTCCACGCTGCCCGCCGTGGGCTGGCACGACACCATCGACCGCTTCTATGCCCGCGACTGCCGCTTCATCGTCACGGAGATCGGCCTGGGCTTCGGCGTGTGCTTCCTGCTGCTGATCGGCGGCAGCGTGGCCATGGGCATCATCTGCATCGGCATTGCCCTCTTCCAGACCTTCGCCATCCACGCGGGCCACAAGGCAGACAAGAACAAGTTCAACGTGCCCACCATCGTGGTGGAGGACGCGCAGGGCAAGCGGCGCTCGTCCATCGACGGCTCGGAATCGCTCAAGACCTCGCTGCAGATCACCTACCTGATCAGCGGCATCGTCTTCATTTATGACTTCCTCACCGGCTTCCCCATCCTG GTGGTGAGCTTTGCCAGTCTGAAGTACGACCGCTCCTACAGCTGGATGGTGCTGTGCGTGCTGTGGTGCTCCATCGCTCAGTCCATCCTGCTGCCCATGTTCCTGTGGGCGTGCGACCGCTACCGCGCAGACGTGCGCATGGTCTGGGAGAAGTGTGTGGCCATCATGTCCAACGACGACGTGGACGAAG AAAACagccaagatggaggaattcATGCGGACTTAATATATGACAGACCATATGACTATAGCTCCGCGGCTGATATCATGACGGTAGACCGTATTGCCAAGTACGAATACTCAACCTTAGAAATGGGGGTCCCACAAGGGTATCCATTGCAACTACAGGAAGATAAAATGCAGTATTTGCAG GTACCCCCTACAAGAAGATTCTCCCACGACGAAACCGACATGTGGACCAGCGGCCAGATCCCCTCCTACCTACACCACTGGGGCTCCACGGAGGACGTGATGGGGATGGTCCATTACAACTCCAGCTTGCCACGCCACGAGAGGCGCAGGAGCAGCCCGGTCTCCTACCACGAGGAGAGCCACCCGCACCGCAAGCGCCGGCGCTCAGAGGATAGCGGGCACATGCTCAAGCAGCTGCCGCGGGTGAGCGTTGGCGAGCGCTACGAGGAGGCAGATTTGCGCTGCTTTAGCCGTGACGAGGTCATCAACTTTATCGATGAGACCCCGCTTCCCAGTCCCATGAAGAGCCCACGCCGCACCTCCACCATTTCCCTCATCCCAGACGTCTACGAGCAGCACATTATATTGTACCCGCATTTCCCGCTCACCGATTTTGAGCGTGAGCCCCATGCCCTGCGGCGCCTCTCGCAGCACGGCAGGAGCTGTAGTCGGGGAGGGTCACCAGATGGCTCACACAGGGCAGACAGGGCGTGCAGTGGGGAAATCTCCGGGGCATGCCGTTCAGGTTCCCTCCGTGAGCACCGGCGGGAGGGGAAGCGCCAAGGCGAACTAGTCCCCATGGGGCAAAGCCTGAGGACTGGGGAGCACTCGTCTCACAGGCCCAGCAGGACAGGAGCCCACAGAGCTGGGCCCGACTGGGGGGGACACAAGCACCTGACTACGGGAGACAGTAAAGGGAGCACAAATAGTTTTATAAGCTCACCTTCTGCATCAGCCTCGGGATATATCACATTTCACTCAGATTCCATAGGATCTGCCACCTAG
- the gpr153 gene encoding probable G-protein coupled receptor 153 isoform X2, with product MASSPRSAMDEDEVSEVISTNALAWLVCSAVSILANAWGILSVSAKQKKWKPLEFLICTLAGTHILNMAIPITMYCVITLRRQHSSYQWNEGLCKVFVSTFYTLTLVTCFSVTSLSYHRMWMVRWPVNYRLSNTKKQAVHTVMGIWMVSFILSTLPAVGWHDTIDRFYARDCRFIVTEIGLGFGVCFLLLIGGSVAMGIICIGIALFQTFAIHAGHKADKNKFNVPTIVVEDAQGKRRSSIDGSESLKTSLQITYLISGIVFIYDFLTGFPILVVSFASLKYDRSYSWMVLCVLWCSIAQSILLPMFLWACDRYRADVRMVWEKCVAIMSNDDVDEEGLPCISQYSFLRTMWNVPPTRRFSHDETDMWTSGQIPSYLHHWGSTEDVMGMVHYNSSLPRHERRRSSPVSYHEESHPHRKRRRSEDSGHMLKQLPRVSVGERYEEADLRCFSRDEVINFIDETPLPSPMKSPRRTSTISLIPDVYEQHIILYPHFPLTDFEREPHALRRLSQHGRSCSRGGSPDGSHRADRACSGEISGACRSGSLREHRREGKRQGELVPMGQSLRTGEHSSHRPSRTGAHRAGPDWGGHKHLTTGDSKGSTNSFISSPSASASGYITFHSDSIGSAT from the exons ATGGCGTCGTCCCCACGTTCCGCCATGGATGAGGATGAGGTGAGCGAAGTGATCAGCACCAACGCGCTGGCCTGGCTGGTGTGCTCAGCCGTGTCCATCCTGGCCAACGCCTGGGGCATCCTGAGCGTCAGTGCCAAGCAGAAGAAGTGGAAGCCGCTGGAGTTCCTCATCTGCACGCTGGCCGGCACGCACATCCTTAACATGGCCATCCCCATCACCATGTACTGCGTCATCACCCTGCGCCGACAGCACTCCAGCTACCAGTGGAATGAGGGCCTGTGCAAGGTGTTTGTGTCCACCTTCTACACCCTGACGCTGGTCACCTGCTTCTCAGTCACCTCACTCTCCTACCACCGCATGTGGATGGTGCGCTGGCCCGTCAACTACAG GTTGAGTAATACCAAGAAGCAGGCGGTGCACACGGTGATGGGCATCTGGATGGTGTCCTTCATCCTGTCCACGCTGCCCGCCGTGGGCTGGCACGACACCATCGACCGCTTCTATGCCCGCGACTGCCGCTTCATCGTCACGGAGATCGGCCTGGGCTTCGGCGTGTGCTTCCTGCTGCTGATCGGCGGCAGCGTGGCCATGGGCATCATCTGCATCGGCATTGCCCTCTTCCAGACCTTCGCCATCCACGCGGGCCACAAGGCAGACAAGAACAAGTTCAACGTGCCCACCATCGTGGTGGAGGACGCGCAGGGCAAGCGGCGCTCGTCCATCGACGGCTCGGAATCGCTCAAGACCTCGCTGCAGATCACCTACCTGATCAGCGGCATCGTCTTCATTTATGACTTCCTCACCGGCTTCCCCATCCTG GTGGTGAGCTTTGCCAGTCTGAAGTACGACCGCTCCTACAGCTGGATGGTGCTGTGCGTGCTGTGGTGCTCCATCGCTCAGTCCATCCTGCTGCCCATGTTCCTGTGGGCGTGCGACCGCTACCGCGCAGACGTGCGCATGGTCTGGGAGAAGTGTGTGGCCATCATGTCCAACGACGACGTGGACGAAG agGGCTTGCCTTGTATATCACAATACAGTT TTCTCAGAACAATGTGGAAT GTACCCCCTACAAGAAGATTCTCCCACGACGAAACCGACATGTGGACCAGCGGCCAGATCCCCTCCTACCTACACCACTGGGGCTCCACGGAGGACGTGATGGGGATGGTCCATTACAACTCCAGCTTGCCACGCCACGAGAGGCGCAGGAGCAGCCCGGTCTCCTACCACGAGGAGAGCCACCCGCACCGCAAGCGCCGGCGCTCAGAGGATAGCGGGCACATGCTCAAGCAGCTGCCGCGGGTGAGCGTTGGCGAGCGCTACGAGGAGGCAGATTTGCGCTGCTTTAGCCGTGACGAGGTCATCAACTTTATCGATGAGACCCCGCTTCCCAGTCCCATGAAGAGCCCACGCCGCACCTCCACCATTTCCCTCATCCCAGACGTCTACGAGCAGCACATTATATTGTACCCGCATTTCCCGCTCACCGATTTTGAGCGTGAGCCCCATGCCCTGCGGCGCCTCTCGCAGCACGGCAGGAGCTGTAGTCGGGGAGGGTCACCAGATGGCTCACACAGGGCAGACAGGGCGTGCAGTGGGGAAATCTCCGGGGCATGCCGTTCAGGTTCCCTCCGTGAGCACCGGCGGGAGGGGAAGCGCCAAGGCGAACTAGTCCCCATGGGGCAAAGCCTGAGGACTGGGGAGCACTCGTCTCACAGGCCCAGCAGGACAGGAGCCCACAGAGCTGGGCCCGACTGGGGGGGACACAAGCACCTGACTACGGGAGACAGTAAAGGGAGCACAAATAGTTTTATAAGCTCACCTTCTGCATCAGCCTCGGGATATATCACATTTCACTCAGATTCCATAGGATCTGCCACCTAG
- the gpr153 gene encoding probable G-protein coupled receptor 153 isoform X3 has translation MASSPRSAMDEDEVSEVISTNALAWLVCSAVSILANAWGILSVSAKQKKWKPLEFLICTLAGTHILNMAIPITMYCVITLRRQHSSYQWNEGLCKVFVSTFYTLTLVTCFSVTSLSYHRMWMVRWPVNYRLSNTKKQAVHTVMGIWMVSFILSTLPAVGWHDTIDRFYARDCRFIVTEIGLGFGVCFLLLIGGSVAMGIICIGIALFQTFAIHAGHKADKNKFNVPTIVVEDAQGKRRSSIDGSESLKTSLQITYLISGIVFIYDFLTGFPILVVSFASLKYDRSYSWMVLCVLWCSIAQSILLPMFLWACDRYRADVRMVWEKCVAIMSNDDVDEVLRTMWNVPPTRRFSHDETDMWTSGQIPSYLHHWGSTEDVMGMVHYNSSLPRHERRRSSPVSYHEESHPHRKRRRSEDSGHMLKQLPRVSVGERYEEADLRCFSRDEVINFIDETPLPSPMKSPRRTSTISLIPDVYEQHIILYPHFPLTDFEREPHALRRLSQHGRSCSRGGSPDGSHRADRACSGEISGACRSGSLREHRREGKRQGELVPMGQSLRTGEHSSHRPSRTGAHRAGPDWGGHKHLTTGDSKGSTNSFISSPSASASGYITFHSDSIGSAT, from the exons ATGGCGTCGTCCCCACGTTCCGCCATGGATGAGGATGAGGTGAGCGAAGTGATCAGCACCAACGCGCTGGCCTGGCTGGTGTGCTCAGCCGTGTCCATCCTGGCCAACGCCTGGGGCATCCTGAGCGTCAGTGCCAAGCAGAAGAAGTGGAAGCCGCTGGAGTTCCTCATCTGCACGCTGGCCGGCACGCACATCCTTAACATGGCCATCCCCATCACCATGTACTGCGTCATCACCCTGCGCCGACAGCACTCCAGCTACCAGTGGAATGAGGGCCTGTGCAAGGTGTTTGTGTCCACCTTCTACACCCTGACGCTGGTCACCTGCTTCTCAGTCACCTCACTCTCCTACCACCGCATGTGGATGGTGCGCTGGCCCGTCAACTACAG GTTGAGTAATACCAAGAAGCAGGCGGTGCACACGGTGATGGGCATCTGGATGGTGTCCTTCATCCTGTCCACGCTGCCCGCCGTGGGCTGGCACGACACCATCGACCGCTTCTATGCCCGCGACTGCCGCTTCATCGTCACGGAGATCGGCCTGGGCTTCGGCGTGTGCTTCCTGCTGCTGATCGGCGGCAGCGTGGCCATGGGCATCATCTGCATCGGCATTGCCCTCTTCCAGACCTTCGCCATCCACGCGGGCCACAAGGCAGACAAGAACAAGTTCAACGTGCCCACCATCGTGGTGGAGGACGCGCAGGGCAAGCGGCGCTCGTCCATCGACGGCTCGGAATCGCTCAAGACCTCGCTGCAGATCACCTACCTGATCAGCGGCATCGTCTTCATTTATGACTTCCTCACCGGCTTCCCCATCCTG GTGGTGAGCTTTGCCAGTCTGAAGTACGACCGCTCCTACAGCTGGATGGTGCTGTGCGTGCTGTGGTGCTCCATCGCTCAGTCCATCCTGCTGCCCATGTTCCTGTGGGCGTGCGACCGCTACCGCGCAGACGTGCGCATGGTCTGGGAGAAGTGTGTGGCCATCATGTCCAACGACGACGTGGACGAAG TTCTCAGAACAATGTGGAAT GTACCCCCTACAAGAAGATTCTCCCACGACGAAACCGACATGTGGACCAGCGGCCAGATCCCCTCCTACCTACACCACTGGGGCTCCACGGAGGACGTGATGGGGATGGTCCATTACAACTCCAGCTTGCCACGCCACGAGAGGCGCAGGAGCAGCCCGGTCTCCTACCACGAGGAGAGCCACCCGCACCGCAAGCGCCGGCGCTCAGAGGATAGCGGGCACATGCTCAAGCAGCTGCCGCGGGTGAGCGTTGGCGAGCGCTACGAGGAGGCAGATTTGCGCTGCTTTAGCCGTGACGAGGTCATCAACTTTATCGATGAGACCCCGCTTCCCAGTCCCATGAAGAGCCCACGCCGCACCTCCACCATTTCCCTCATCCCAGACGTCTACGAGCAGCACATTATATTGTACCCGCATTTCCCGCTCACCGATTTTGAGCGTGAGCCCCATGCCCTGCGGCGCCTCTCGCAGCACGGCAGGAGCTGTAGTCGGGGAGGGTCACCAGATGGCTCACACAGGGCAGACAGGGCGTGCAGTGGGGAAATCTCCGGGGCATGCCGTTCAGGTTCCCTCCGTGAGCACCGGCGGGAGGGGAAGCGCCAAGGCGAACTAGTCCCCATGGGGCAAAGCCTGAGGACTGGGGAGCACTCGTCTCACAGGCCCAGCAGGACAGGAGCCCACAGAGCTGGGCCCGACTGGGGGGGACACAAGCACCTGACTACGGGAGACAGTAAAGGGAGCACAAATAGTTTTATAAGCTCACCTTCTGCATCAGCCTCGGGATATATCACATTTCACTCAGATTCCATAGGATCTGCCACCTAG